A window of Strix aluco isolate bStrAlu1 chromosome 2, bStrAlu1.hap1, whole genome shotgun sequence contains these coding sequences:
- the SMCO4 gene encoding single-pass membrane and coiled-coil domain-containing protein 4 produces the protein MRQLRGKPKKETSKDKKERKQAMQEARQQITTVVLPTLAVVVLLIVVFVYVATRPNTTE, from the coding sequence ATGAGGCAGCTAAGAGGAAAACCCAAAAAAGAGACCTCCAaagataaaaaggagagaaaacaggcAATGCAAGAGGCCCGGCAACAAATCACCACCGTCGTGCTTCCCACGCTGGCTGTTGTAGTACTGCTGATTGTTGTATTTGTTTACGTAGCGACTCGTCCAAATACAACTGAATGA